The stretch of DNA TATTCATTAAAGGTCCTCAAATCTAGGATCATTATAAGAAGGAACTTCTTCGCTTGTTACTGCTTTTGGTTGAGAATTTTCCTTATTATGTAAGGAATCTTTTTTAATGTTTGAATCTATTGTTGGTGATTTTGTACTTTTCATATTAAATGATTGTCTTTTAGAATTAGTATCATAATCTTTGTTTTTATTTACAGGTGGGTTGTAATTACCTTTGTCATTATTGTTACCTGAACTTGCTTTAAGTTGTGAAATGTTACTTTCATTGCCAACAATAATTTTTACCAGATGTGAAGCCATTTGTTCAATTTCATAGCTTTGTCTTAAAAGATCAGCGGCTGTTTTAGAAGTTTTTTGAGCAATATTGCTGTTTTGATGTGTTACGTTATCTAGTTCTTGCATTGCATGATTGATTTCCGTAACACCTTTTGCTTGCTCTTGAGCTGAGTTCGCAATTTCATATACTAGATGGTTTACTTCTTCAGAATTTATAAATATTTGTTCAAAAATAGAAGCGCATTCATTGCTAATCGCTTCACCATTTTTCATCGTTTCTTTTGACTTTGTTAAAATATTTTCAACATTATTTTTTGTTTGATCTATGATTGTTTTCACTCTATTGATGCTGCTTTCAAGCATGGAAGAAATTTCTTTTGATGCATTTCCACTCATTTGGGCTAAATTCCCTACTTCTTCGGCAACAACTGAAAAACCGCGGCCATGTTCACCTGCACGAGCTGCTTCAACAGAAGCATTAAAAGATAAAAGTTTAGTCTGAAAAACAATTTCATTAATTACTTTTGTTTTACTTTCAATTTCTGCAATTACTTTTACAATTTCAGAAATTCTTTTATTGCCATCTAATACTTGATCCATAATTTCTTGGTTGCTTGATTTTATATTTGAAATAGAATCAACCATTTTATGAATAACATTTTTACCTTCATTGACTTTGATTTTATTTTCATCCGATTTTCGTCTTGAAGAATCAGCCATTTCTGAAGTTTTATTCATCATGGCGCTAATTTGGTTAACAGCTGTAACGGTTTCTTGAAGAGAAGCGGCTTGTTCAAGTGTTGCAGCAGAAAGTTTTTGGCTTTCCGAAGATGCTTCAGCTGATGATTTATTTAATAACAAGTTGCCATTTGCTAATTGATTGGCAACATTCATAAGCATATTCGCTAAATTTTTGCTAAAGAATATACTCAATGAAATGACTATAATAAAAATGAGTGTAAAAATGATTGTATATATTATTTTAGAATTAATAATTTCAGAATAAGCTTCATCACTATCAACTCTAACCAAAACTTTCCAACCTAAGTCATCTACTATTTTATCTCCTATTACTTGTTTAAATGCATTTATTTGCCAATTGCCACGTCTTGCATGTTTTGCTTCTATTACGCCTTCTTCACCTTGTGAAAGTTTTACAGCAGCTGCCTGCCCAGCTTTTATTAAATTAAATTTATTTAATGTTTTTTCGTCATGGATAACATCTTTTTTTCCGTTATTTAACGAAGGTGTATAATCAATAATGACATCACCATTTTTATTTAATAAAGTAAGCTCTAATGTTTTCATGTTTGCTTTATAAAAGCTATCATAAATTCTAGTTATAGTACTTTCTACCCAAATAAAATTAGGGTGTGTGCTGATTATGCCAATGGGTTCACCTTTTGAATTATAAATAAAAGTCGAAAATGTTGTTGAATATACTTTTTCTTTGTATACAGATTCTGTGGTTTCATCGAAATAGGCATCTTGAAAATTTACTTGAGTAAAATCTTTTTTGGCATCTTCAAGAAATTTCTTAGATAATGTTTCTTTAAACCATTGGGTATTTGAAAAATTTTGTTTATACAATATTTCGCTATTTATTTTTTTTCCATCTGGTGCTTCATCATTTACACTTAATAATCTTCCATTTAAATCACAAACCATGATTAAATTATAAATACCATAAAATTTAACAATTTGATTGAGGTAATTGATATATTCTCTTGAGTTTGTTGAAAAATTTTTAAAATGAAGAGAAAATGTCTTTACATCGCCATAGCGCTCATAAAATTGATCTTGAATTGAATTTGAAAGGTCTTCTGATGCTAGAAACATTTTAGACTTTAATAGCTTTTCTTGAGAATTAAAGTTGCTTATAGCCAAAATTATTGAAACAATGGCTATTGTCACAACACCAGACATGCTTAATAAAAGTATTTTTAATTTCAAAGACATATTTTTAAACATATTTAATCCTCAACTTTTTCCAAAATATTCAATCCATTACCATTAATAATTTCCATCAAACTTTTTGCCATAGCTTCTAATTCATTACTTTGTTTTAATAATTCATGTGCAGTTTGTGTTGTTTTTTCTGCAATGCTATTATTTTGATTTGTTACATTATCTAATTCATGCATCGCATTATTAATTTTGTAAATTCCTTTGGCTTGCTCTTTAGCTGAATTTGTAATTTCATATACAAGTGTATTAACCTCTTCTGTATTTATTAATATTTGTTCGAAAATATCTACACATTCTTTGCTTACTTCTTCACCTTCTTTAATAGTATTTTTTGATTTTGTTAAAATTTGATCAATATTATTTTTAGTTTGGTTTATTATAGACTGCACTTTATTTATGCTATTTTCTAGTAAAGTAGATATTTCATTAGAAGCATTTCCGCTCATTTTTGCAAGGTTTCCAACTTCTTCTGCTACTACTGAAAAACCCCGACCATGCTCACCAGCCCGTGCTGCCTCAACAGATGCATTAAAAGACAATAGTTTTGTTTGAAAAACAATTTCATTTATCACTTTTGTTTTATGTTCAATTTCACTTATTACTTTAATAATGCTTGAAATATTTTTGTTACTTTCTAACACTTCTTCCATAATTTCTTGGTTGCTTTGCTTTATATTATTAATTGATAAAATCATATTATGTATAGTTTTTTTTCCTTCATTTACTTTTAATATATTTTCTTCTGATTTCTTTTGAGAACTAATCGCCATTTCTGAACTTTTACTCATCATAGCATTAATTTCATTCACTGCAGAAACCGTTTCATGAAGTGAAGTTGCTTGTTGAGTTGCAGAAGTACTTAGCTTTTGGCTGTCTGATGTGGCTTCAGTTGAAGTCTGAATTAAAATTTGATTTCCTTTAGATAAACTATTTGCAATATGTTTTAATTTATTTGCTAAAAATGTTCCAAAATAATAGCTAATCCCAGTAATAATTAGGAATATGATAAGAAATAAGACTAAGAAAATGTTTCTAGAATAATTTGTTCTTGCATAGGCTTCTGAGCTGTCAAATCGAACTAATAATTTCCATCCAATATCATCTACTATTTTTTTTCCAACCACATTTTTATATGCGTTTATTTGTTTTACTTTATATCGGGAGTTTATAGACTCTAAAGTGCCTTCTTCGCCCTTAGATAGTTTTAGAGCAGCGGGTTGTCCAGATTTTAACAAATTATATTTATTTAATATTTTTTCATCATGAACTAATTCTGTTTTATTTCCATTTTTTGATGGATTGTAGTCTAATATAACATTAAAATCTTTATCTAGCATGGAAACATGCAGTGTTTTAATATTTGAATTTACGAAATTATCATACATTCTTGTTACCGTATTTTCAACCCAATAAAAATTTGGGTGAGTACTTAATATAGCTATCGTATCCCCTTTAGAATTGTAAATTAATGTAGAAAAAATAGTTGAATATATTTTTTCTTTATAAACTTTTTCAATAATTTCATTAAAATCTGGTTTTTGAATATTTACTTGAGTAAAACCTTTTGCAGCATCTTCGGAATACCTTTTTGTTAATGTCTCTTTAAACCAATTTGTTTGAGAAAAATTTTCTTTATATAAAATTTCACTGTTTATTTTTTTTCCATCGGCATTTTCATCATTAGTGACTATTAATTTACCATTTAAATCACAAACGAGGATTAAGTTATAAAACCCATAAAATTTAACAAGTTTATTTAAATAATTTACTTCTTCTTTTGAATATCCAGAAATGTTTTTAAAGTACAAAGCAAATGTTTTTGCATCACCATAACGCTCATAAAATTGATCTTGAATAGAATTGGAAAGATCTTCTGCTGATTGATACATTCTTTCTTTAATAAGATCTTCTTGTGAATTAAAATTAAAAAAAGCAAAAATAATTGAAATAATAAAAATTGAAAATGATCCTGCAAGGCATAGTATTAAAATTTTTAGTTTTAAAGAAAATTTATCCGCAAAATAAATTTCTTTCATTTGTACCTCTAAGCAGCCGTTTTTTCAATATGAACTAAGTCTTCTACACTCAACGATTTTGCTAAATTGATTAAAACTATAAGTTGATTTTTGTATTCAATTAATCCTTCAATATAATCATTTTTAATGCTTGTTTGCATATCTGGTTTTGGGAGTATTTTTTCTTTTTCAATATTTATGACATTATCAACTGAATCGACAAGTGCTCCAATTGTTATATTGTCTAAATCACAAACTATGACGGAATTTTCTTCTGATCCTTTTGAAACGATATTTAGTTTTTTTCTCATGTCGATAACACTAATTACTTTACCTCTTAAATTCATTATTCCACAAAAATAAGAAGGTGTGTATGGTATACCCGTAAATTCAGGAATACCAATGACTTCTTTCACTTGTAAAAGAGGAATGCTAAAATGTTCATTTCCTAAAGTGAAACAAAGATATCTATTATCTGTAGTATATAATCGTTGTATTTTTCCTGTTTCTTCTGTCATACATTACCCTGCTTTTGATGAAAGAATGGATTTATTTCTTTGTACATTTTGTTGAAACATATTTCCTGTAATTAATTCTGAAACTTCTAAAATAGGAACTACTTTACCATCACCTAATATCACGCTTCCAACTATTCCTTTTTCGCATCTCATTTCTTCTCCAATTGTCTTTGTAACCACAGATTGAATAGAAATAATTTTATCAACAATAACTCCTATTTTTTTACCGTTACTTTGAACTATAATAATCACTTTTTCATTTATTTTATTTTTATCATTATATTTATTTTGAAGTCCCATAGATAAATCTACTATTGGAATTTCTTCACTTCTTAAAATAATAACACTTTCCATTCCTGTTAAATGATTGATGTTACTTTTATTTAGACTAAGACATTCAATTACTTGATTGACAGGAATAATAAATTTTTCATTAGCAATTTCTGTAATAAATGCATCAAGAATTCCTACGGACAAAGGAATTTTAATTTTAAATGTTGTTCCTTTATCAATTTCTGTAAATATTTCAATTTTTCCACTTAACATTTCTATATTGGTTTTAACCACATCCATACCAACGCCACGGCCAGAAATTTCGGTTGTCTCGGCTTTTGTTGAAAATCCAGGGGCGAATATAAGATGATAACATTCTTCATCACTTAATGTTTCATTTCCTTTTATCACACCCTTTTTAGTTGCTATTTCATAAAGAGTTTTTGGATTTAAACCTTTGCCATCATCTTGAACACATAATATTAAGTTTCCTGATTCATGGCTTGCTTTTACTGTTACTGTACCTTCTTTATTTTTATTTTTTTGTAAGCGCTCTTCATTACTTTCTAAACCATGATCGATGGCATTGCGAACCATGTGCATCAATGGATCAGAAATTTCATCTAATATAAATTTATCAATTTCCGTATTTTCACCTAAAAAGTTTAAAATAATCTCTTTATTTAGCATTACTGATGTATCACGAGCTGTTCTTGCTAGTTTTTGAAAAGCAGGTTTAATAGGGACTAGTCTTAAATTCATGACAATATCTTGAACTTCTTTTGTAGTTTTATTTAGTAATCTAAAATGATTTTTTAAATTTTGATTCGTAGAATTTTTGATTTGTTCTTCAAACATACTTTGTATAATGACAATTTCACCTATATAATTTTGTAATTTTTCAATTTTATTTAATGGAATGCGAATGATTTCTTCTGACATTTCTTTTTTAATTTTATTTTTTTGAATTTTTACATCGTGATTAACTTTATTATCCTCTTTTTTCTCTTTTTTAAAGAAGACAACTTCTTCTTGAGGTGTTTCTTTGTTGTCTTCTAAAGTTACTTTATTGTCCGTATTGTCATTAGGCGAATTTTTTTGAGATTCTTGTAAAACTTTAGTAATTTCTTCTATAATTTCCTTTTGATTTGGTTTGAAATTGAGATCATTTTTATATTGTTCAATTATTTCTTTTAACTTATCATTTGTCATTAATAGGACATTGATAATACTGTTGTTAACTTCAATTTCTTTCTTTTTAAGTTTTAATAATAAAGTCTCTAATGTATGGAGAATTTCTGCTATCTCACTAAAACCTACTGCTTTCGCACTTCCTTTTAAATTATGGGCTAAACGAAAACTTCTTGCCAGTAAATCTATTGGGGTATTGTCACTAAATTGCAAATAAACTTCTTCAGATTCTTCAATATTTATTGAAGCTTCCTGAAAAAATGTTTTTTGTAATTCTAATTCAAAATCGTCATCCATAATAGAATGCCTTTTTTATGATTTATTTTTTCTTCAGCCATATCGGAAGCTTTGAAAATTGGTATAACGACATGTCATTTTTTAGACTTTAAATATTTAGATAAAAATTTCCGATTCTGTTTTGATATAAAAATTTAAAGGAATTTTATGACAAAAAATAATAGTTTTTCATTGAAAAAATGGTTTTATATATTAATAACTGTTATTTTAATAAATATCATTATATTAGGATTATTTTCTGTTATATCTTCAACTATTTCAAATAGTTTTTTAAACGGCTTAGGAAATACGAATTTTCCATTAATAAAAAACACCCTTTTGGTTGATATGATGCATGATGGCCTTCGTGGTAACGTTACGAACGCACTTTTATTAGCTGCCACGGGAGGTTCTCAAGCAGAAAAAGATGAAGTTATAAATGAAAATAAAGAAATGGCAAAAAAATTTAAAGATTATATTGAAAATATAAATAAACTATCACTAAATAATGAAATTAGACCTTTAGTAAAAGATGTGATCCCAACTATTAATCAATACGTCGAAACGAGTGCGGTGGTCATTCAAAATACTTTTGCAAATAATAAAAAAGTAGCTGCTGTAGAACATGAAAAATTTATGCAGTTATTTAAAAAATTGGAAAAAGATTTAGATACTCTTTCAGATAAAATAGAAAAAGAAAGTGAAAATGAAATTTTAAATTCAAAAAATACTTCAAATAATTTAAAATACTTAAGTATTTTATTTATGATTTTATTTTTATCTATCACTTCTGTTTTTGCTTACTATATTAGTTTGAAAATTTCAAAAATGATGAATCAAGTTATTGAGAGTTTGATCTTTCAGAGTAATGCAATTTTACAAAGTGCAACAGATATAAATAGTTCTTCACAAAATTTGAGCTCAGGTACAAATCAGCAAAATGCATCATTGCAAAAAACGTCTTCAGCAATTCTACAAATTAATTCCATGATTAAAAAAACTTCTGAAGGATCAGAACATTCTAGTTTATTATCCAAAAAAAGTGAATCCGCTGTTAAAAATGGTGAAAAAATTGTATTTGCATTGATTTCTTGTATTGATAAAATAAAAACAAGTAATAAAGAAATTATGGCACAAGTGGATCATGGGAATAAAAAAATTAATGATATTATAAAAGTAATTTCAGATATTTCAAATAAAACAAAAGTGATAAATGATATTGTTTTTCAAACAAAATTATTGTCTTTTAATGCTTCTGTTGAGGCCGCACGAGCGGGTGAACATGGAATGGGCTTCTCTGTTGTTGCTGAAGAAGTTGGAAATTTAGCAAAAATGAGTGGTGATGCAGCCAAAGATATAAATAATATGTTAAGTGAAAGTATAGATACAGTTGAAAAAATAATTTTAAGTACAACAGCTGAGGTTGAAAAGTTATTTAAAATTGGCGATGAAAATATAGCAGAAAGTACTCAAATAGCAAATCAATGTGCTATTGTTATGAAGGATACAGTTGAAAATGTTACCATGGTAAATAAATCTGTTTTAGAGATAACGACAGCAACAAAAGAACAAGAATATGGAATTAATGAAATTGTAAATGCAGTTCATGAACTAGAAAAATCAACACAAGAAAATGCAAAAATTTCGGAAGACTCAGCGAAATCGGGAGTTGAACTAAATTTAAAAGCAAATGAAATTTCCGAAATTATTGACTACTTAAACTTAATGATAAATGGTAATACAGATAAAAAAGCAGCTTAAATTACATAGCCCTTCTATATTGACCACCTACAGCATAAAGAGCTTGGGTAATTTCTCCTAATGATGCATGTCTTGTTGTATGCAAAAGTTCTTCAAACACATTGCCATTTTTTAAAACGGTTTCTTGTAAAGATAGTAATGCTTTTTTACAAGAATTTAAATTTGATTGTTTAAACTCTTCAAGTCGTTTTAATTGATCATCTTTTTCGTCATAAGATGCTCTTGAAAGTTGAATCTCCATTTTAAAAGCATTTTCATCTTGATTTGGATTTAAATAGGTATTTACTCCAATGATAGGCAACTGACCAGAGTGCTTTAAGGTTTCATAATAAAGGCTTTCTTCTTGCACTTTCCCTCTTTGGTATTGTGTTTCCATAGCACCCAAAACACCACCACGACTTGAAATGCGATCAAACTCTGCTAATACAGCTTCTTCTACAATGTCTGTAAGTTGTTCTATAAAGTAACTACCTTGCATTGGATTTTCATTTTTAAGAACACCATACTCTCTTGCTAAAATTAATTGAATTGCCATGCTCCGGCGTACGCTTTCTTCAGTAGGTGTTGTTATTGCTTCGTCATAAGCATTTGTATGCAACGAATTGCAATTGTCTGAAAGTGCTAAAAGAGCTTGTAACGTTGTTCGTATATCATTAAAGTTCATTTCTTGTGCGTGTAAGGAACGTCCACTTGTTTGAATATGGTACTTTAATTTTTGAGAACGATCGTTAGCTTTGTATTTATCTCTTAAGGCAATAGCCCAAATGCGACGAGCAACTCTCCCAATGACAGAATATTCAGGATCCATTCCGTTGCTAAAGAAGAAGGCTAAGTTTGATGCAAAATCATCAATGTGCATGCCACGGCTTAAATAATATTCAACATATGTAAATCCGTTTGCTAAAGTAAAGGCGAGCTGTGTAATAGGATTTGCTCCTGCTTCAGCAATATGATATCCCGAAATACTTACAGAATAATAATTTTTTACTTTATGATTCACAAAATATTCTTGAATATCTCCCATCATTTTTAAGGCAAAATCAATTGAAAAAATACAGGTATTTTGAGCTTGATCTTCTTTTAAAATGTCCGCTTGAACGGTACCTCTGACTGTTTGCAAAGTATGACTTTTTATTTTTTGATATTCATCTTTTGTTAAGTTAGATCCTTTTTTCTTTTCTTCTTTTTCAATTTGCTGATCTATCGCCGTATTAAAAAACAAAGCTAATATAATGGGAGCAGGTCCATTTATCGTCATGCTCACGCTTGTATTTGGATCACATAAATCAAAACCTTTGTACAGTGTTTTCATATCTTCTAAAGTAGCAATGCTGACGCCGCTTTCACCTACTTTTCCATAAATATCTGGTCGTTTATTTGGTTCGTCACCGTATAGCGTAACACTATCAAAAGCTGTGGAAAGTCGTTTTGCAGGATCATTTTGGGTTAAAAAATGAAAACGATTATTAGTACGCGCGGGGCCACCTTCTCCTGCAAATTGTCTTTTAGGATCTTCATCGGAGCGTTTAAATGGGAACACGCCCGCTACAAAAGGAAAAGTGCCTGGTAAATTTTCATTGCGTAAAAATTTAGTAATTTCTCCATAATCTTCATACTGAGGAACGCTTATTTTTTTTATTTTGAGTCCTGACAATGAAGTCGTATATGTTTTTACCTCATATTTTTTATCACGAACTTCATATTTAAAAGCGTCGCCTTCATAATTTTCTTTAACAGAAGGCCATGATTTTAAATCATTTGCAATTTGTTTTGGAAGGAATTCCCAGTATTTCTTTGTTTCATTCTGAATTTTATCTTTTATATTTGAATCTGTTAAAATTTGATGAGATTTTTCTAATGCATAAATGTTTGTTGCTGTTTTAATGAATTCTTTTGTTTCTTTATGATACTCTTTAATTGTTGTCGCAATTTCCGTTAAATAATTAGTTCTATTTTGTGCTATAATAGGTGAAATATTTGTTGATTTTTTAGAAGTTTGAATTTGAACTCGTTCTTGCCATGAAACATTTTCAGATTTTTCTTCTAATATTTTTAGAAGTTCTCTGTATAAAGCATTTACACCATCATCATTAAATTTAGATGCAATGGTTCCAAAAACTGGGTATTGATCTTCAGGAATGTTTTTATTTCCTGCAAAACGACTGCGGCGAATTGTTGTTCTAACATCGCGGAAAGCA from Silvanigrella paludirubra encodes:
- a CDS encoding methyl-accepting chemotaxis protein, which encodes MFKNMSLKLKILLLSMSGVVTIAIVSIILAISNFNSQEKLLKSKMFLASEDLSNSIQDQFYERYGDVKTFSLHFKNFSTNSREYINYLNQIVKFYGIYNLIMVCDLNGRLLSVNDEAPDGKKINSEILYKQNFSNTQWFKETLSKKFLEDAKKDFTQVNFQDAYFDETTESVYKEKVYSTTFSTFIYNSKGEPIGIISTHPNFIWVESTITRIYDSFYKANMKTLELTLLNKNGDVIIDYTPSLNNGKKDVIHDEKTLNKFNLIKAGQAAAVKLSQGEEGVIEAKHARRGNWQINAFKQVIGDKIVDDLGWKVLVRVDSDEAYSEIINSKIIYTIIFTLIFIIVISLSIFFSKNLANMLMNVANQLANGNLLLNKSSAEASSESQKLSAATLEQAASLQETVTAVNQISAMMNKTSEMADSSRRKSDENKIKVNEGKNVIHKMVDSISNIKSSNQEIMDQVLDGNKRISEIVKVIAEIESKTKVINEIVFQTKLLSFNASVEAARAGEHGRGFSVVAEEVGNLAQMSGNASKEISSMLESSINRVKTIIDQTKNNVENILTKSKETMKNGEAISNECASIFEQIFINSEEVNHLVYEIANSAQEQAKGVTEINHAMQELDNVTHQNSNIAQKTSKTAADLLRQSYEIEQMASHLVKIIVGNESNISQLKASSGNNNDKGNYNPPVNKNKDYDTNSKRQSFNMKSTKSPTIDSNIKKDSLHNKENSQPKAVTSEEVPSYNDPRFEDL
- a CDS encoding methyl-accepting chemotaxis protein, translated to MKEIYFADKFSLKLKILILCLAGSFSIFIISIIFAFFNFNSQEDLIKERMYQSAEDLSNSIQDQFYERYGDAKTFALYFKNISGYSKEEVNYLNKLVKFYGFYNLILVCDLNGKLIVTNDENADGKKINSEILYKENFSQTNWFKETLTKRYSEDAAKGFTQVNIQKPDFNEIIEKVYKEKIYSTIFSTLIYNSKGDTIAILSTHPNFYWVENTVTRMYDNFVNSNIKTLHVSMLDKDFNVILDYNPSKNGNKTELVHDEKILNKYNLLKSGQPAALKLSKGEEGTLESINSRYKVKQINAYKNVVGKKIVDDIGWKLLVRFDSSEAYARTNYSRNIFLVLFLIIFLIITGISYYFGTFLANKLKHIANSLSKGNQILIQTSTEATSDSQKLSTSATQQATSLHETVSAVNEINAMMSKSSEMAISSQKKSEENILKVNEGKKTIHNMILSINNIKQSNQEIMEEVLESNKNISSIIKVISEIEHKTKVINEIVFQTKLLSFNASVEAARAGEHGRGFSVVAEEVGNLAKMSGNASNEISTLLENSINKVQSIINQTKNNIDQILTKSKNTIKEGEEVSKECVDIFEQILINTEEVNTLVYEITNSAKEQAKGIYKINNAMHELDNVTNQNNSIAEKTTQTAHELLKQSNELEAMAKSLMEIINGNGLNILEKVED
- a CDS encoding chemotaxis protein CheW; amino-acid sequence: MTEETGKIQRLYTTDNRYLCFTLGNEHFSIPLLQVKEVIGIPEFTGIPYTPSYFCGIMNLRGKVISVIDMRKKLNIVSKGSEENSVIVCDLDNITIGALVDSVDNVINIEKEKILPKPDMQTSIKNDYIEGLIEYKNQLIVLINLAKSLSVEDLVHIEKTAA
- a CDS encoding chemotaxis protein CheA codes for the protein MDDDFELELQKTFFQEASINIEESEEVYLQFSDNTPIDLLARSFRLAHNLKGSAKAVGFSEIAEILHTLETLLLKLKKKEIEVNNSIINVLLMTNDKLKEIIEQYKNDLNFKPNQKEIIEEITKVLQESQKNSPNDNTDNKVTLEDNKETPQEEVVFFKKEKKEDNKVNHDVKIQKNKIKKEMSEEIIRIPLNKIEKLQNYIGEIVIIQSMFEEQIKNSTNQNLKNHFRLLNKTTKEVQDIVMNLRLVPIKPAFQKLARTARDTSVMLNKEIILNFLGENTEIDKFILDEISDPLMHMVRNAIDHGLESNEERLQKNKNKEGTVTVKASHESGNLILCVQDDGKGLNPKTLYEIATKKGVIKGNETLSDEECYHLIFAPGFSTKAETTEISGRGVGMDVVKTNIEMLSGKIEIFTEIDKGTTFKIKIPLSVGILDAFITEIANEKFIIPVNQVIECLSLNKSNINHLTGMESVIILRSEEIPIVDLSMGLQNKYNDKNKINEKVIIIVQSNGKKIGVIVDKIISIQSVVTKTIGEEMRCEKGIVGSVILGDGKVVPILEVSELITGNMFQQNVQRNKSILSSKAG
- a CDS encoding methyl-accepting chemotaxis protein, which translates into the protein MTKNNSFSLKKWFYILITVILINIIILGLFSVISSTISNSFLNGLGNTNFPLIKNTLLVDMMHDGLRGNVTNALLLAATGGSQAEKDEVINENKEMAKKFKDYIENINKLSLNNEIRPLVKDVIPTINQYVETSAVVIQNTFANNKKVAAVEHEKFMQLFKKLEKDLDTLSDKIEKESENEILNSKNTSNNLKYLSILFMILFLSITSVFAYYISLKISKMMNQVIESLIFQSNAILQSATDINSSSQNLSSGTNQQNASLQKTSSAILQINSMIKKTSEGSEHSSLLSKKSESAVKNGEKIVFALISCIDKIKTSNKEIMAQVDHGNKKINDIIKVISDISNKTKVINDIVFQTKLLSFNASVEAARAGEHGMGFSVVAEEVGNLAKMSGDAAKDINNMLSESIDTVEKIILSTTAEVEKLFKIGDENIAESTQIANQCAIVMKDTVENVTMVNKSVLEITTATKEQEYGINEIVNAVHELEKSTQENAKISEDSAKSGVELNLKANEISEIIDYLNLMINGNTDKKAA
- the icmF gene encoding fused isobutyryl-CoA mutase/GTPase IcmF translates to METSFKYKLKNKVRFVTATALFDGHDASINIIRRLLQQGGAEVIHLGHNRSVSEVVQAAIEEDAQAISVSSYQGGHLEYFKYMREMLDKNGRPDLKIFGGGGGVIVPKEIDELHQFGITRIYSTEDGFRMGLEGMICDMLEKSDFPLDKWPIEMENRKISALDHLRFARALTIIENNIHELPSEIKKQIESGKRSKDLKEIKKPPLVLGVTGTGGAGKSSLTDELIRRFTFEYPERKICIFSVDPSKRKTGGALLGDRIRMNAINHANVFMHSFATRGSKSELSSVTKEALCLAREAGFDLIIVETSGIGQGDTGILDVSDLSLYVMTSEFGAPTQLEKIDMLDFADLIAINKFDRRGSEDAFRDVRTTIRRSRFAGNKNIPEDQYPVFGTIASKFNDDGVNALYRELLKILEEKSENVSWQERVQIQTSKKSTNISPIIAQNRTNYLTEIATTIKEYHKETKEFIKTATNIYALEKSHQILTDSNIKDKIQNETKKYWEFLPKQIANDLKSWPSVKENYEGDAFKYEVRDKKYEVKTYTTSLSGLKIKKISVPQYEDYGEITKFLRNENLPGTFPFVAGVFPFKRSDEDPKRQFAGEGGPARTNNRFHFLTQNDPAKRLSTAFDSVTLYGDEPNKRPDIYGKVGESGVSIATLEDMKTLYKGFDLCDPNTSVSMTINGPAPIILALFFNTAIDQQIEKEEKKKGSNLTKDEYQKIKSHTLQTVRGTVQADILKEDQAQNTCIFSIDFALKMMGDIQEYFVNHKVKNYYSVSISGYHIAEAGANPITQLAFTLANGFTYVEYYLSRGMHIDDFASNLAFFFSNGMDPEYSVIGRVARRIWAIALRDKYKANDRSQKLKYHIQTSGRSLHAQEMNFNDIRTTLQALLALSDNCNSLHTNAYDEAITTPTEESVRRSMAIQLILAREYGVLKNENPMQGSYFIEQLTDIVEEAVLAEFDRISSRGGVLGAMETQYQRGKVQEESLYYETLKHSGQLPIIGVNTYLNPNQDENAFKMEIQLSRASYDEKDDQLKRLEEFKQSNLNSCKKALLSLQETVLKNGNVFEELLHTTRHASLGEITQALYAVGGQYRRAM